Below is a window of Ferroacidibacillus organovorans DNA.
GAAACATGATTGGGTGATACCGAATTACATAGATTTATTAGTTCATGAATCCTCCCATTACTCTTTGTACATTAAGAGTAAGTTAGCGAAATTCTTGAACAATCCAACTCAACTTGCAAAATCCCCCTTGAGGGATGACCGTAGACCGCTTATTGCAGTGCTTCACGCGGTATACGTCTTGGTTCGTGTGTCGTTTGTGTTGAAGCGGTGGATTGAGTTGGATTATCCTAACCGCGATGTCGCGTCGGAACTGTATGAACAATATCGCCTCAAGGCTAAACATGGGCTAACTGTTTTACATGATACCGGTGAATGGACTGTAGATGGCGTTGAATTGTTGCGCAACTTCGATAAGTCAGTTGGATCTATTACTGATTATTAGTATTTGGGGGTTGATTGGAAATGACGAATAGCTTCCCTTACTGTGGTTTCCGGTTTCCAATAATAGCTGCAGAATATGAACTCATCAAGGTGAACGCTACCGACATTTTGTTCAATGGGATTTACGGTCGGCATGTAAGGATTAAAAACATACATCCTGTAGTGCGGTCAGTAGTGCATTTGTGTGATGGGACACAAAGCACGGAAGACATCGTTTCTAAAACAACTGAGTTGCACAAGGTCTCCCCCGATTCTGTCATAAACATACTGATGCAGCTATATAAGAAAGGGGTCATAAAGGACAACTTTGAACATGAAATGCCTGAATGGATG
It encodes the following:
- a CDS encoding aKG-HExxH-type peptide beta-hydroxylase; amino-acid sequence: MDQALAKPHYFKILDSLELLRGCCAEAWEEVTGLLTTCVFVQSTSLRSSSVPSTFGAIYISPKHDWVIPNYIDLLVHESSHYSLYIKSKLAKFLNNPTQLAKSPLRDDRRPLIAVLHAVYVLVRVSFVLKRWIELDYPNRDVASELYEQYRLKAKHGLTVLHDTGEWTVDGVELLRNFDKSVGSITDY